One Pongo pygmaeus isolate AG05252 chromosome 10, NHGRI_mPonPyg2-v2.0_pri, whole genome shotgun sequence genomic window carries:
- the WNT10B gene encoding protein Wnt-10b yields MLEEPRPRPPPSGLAGLLFLALCSRALSNEILGLKLPGEPPLTANTVCLTLSGLSKRQLGLCLRNPDVTASALQGLHIAVHECQHQLRDQRWNCSALEGGGRLPHHSAILKRGFRESAFSFSMLAAGVMHAVATACSLGKLVSCGCGWKGSGEQDRLRAKLLQLQALSRGKSFPHSLPSPGPGSSPSPGPQDTWEWGGCNHDMDFGEKFSRDFLDSREAPRDIQARMRIHNNRVGRQVVTENLKRKCKCHGTSGSCQFKTCWRAAPEFRAVGAALRERLGRAIFIDTHNRNSGAFQPRLRPRRLSGELVYFEKSPDFCERDPTMGSPGTRGRACNKTSLLLDGCGSLCCGRGHNVLRQTRVERCHCRFHWCCYVLCDECKVTEWVNVCK; encoded by the exons ATGCTGGAGGAGCCCCGGCCGCGGCCTCCGCCCTCGGGCCTCGCGGGTCTCCTGTTCCTGGCCTTGTGCAGTCG GGCTCTAAGCAATGAGATTCTGGGCCTGAAGTTGCCTGGCGAGCCGCCGCTGACGGCCAACACCGTGTGCTTGACGCTGTCCGGCCTAAGCAAGCGGCAGCTAGGCCTGTGCCTGCGCAACCCCGACGTGACGGCGTCCGCGCTTCAGGGTCTGCACATCGCGGTCCACGAGTGTCAGCACCAGCTGCGCGACCAGCGCTGGAACTGCTCCGCGCTTGAGGGCGGCGGCCGCCTGCCGCACCACAGCGCCATCCTCAAGCGCG GTTTCCGAGAAAGTGCTTTTTCCTTCTCCATGCTGGCTGCTGGGGTCATGCACGCAGTAGCCACggcctgcagcctgggcaagcTGGTGagctgtggctgtggctggaaGGGCAGTGGTGAGCAGGATCGGCTGAGGGCCAAACTGCTGCAGCTGCAGGCACTGTCCCGAGGCAAGAGTTTCCCCCACTCTctgcccagccctggccctggctcaagccccagccctggcccccaGGACACATGGGAATGGGGTGGCTGTAACCATGACATGGACTTTGGAGAGAAGTTCTCTCGGGATTTCTTGGATTCCAGGGAAGCTCCCCGGGACATCCAGGCACGAATGCGAATCCACAACAACAGGGTGGGGCGCCAG GTGGTAACTGAAAACCTGAAGCGGAAATGCAAGTGTCATGGCACGTCAGGCAGCTGCCAGTTCAAGACATGCTGGAGGGCGGCCCCAGAGTTCCGGGCAGTGGGGGCGGCGTTGAGGGAGCGGCTGGGCCGGGCCATCTTCATTGATACCCACAACCGCAATTCTGGAGCCTTCCAGCCCCGTCTGCGTCCCCGTCGCCTCTCAGGAGAGCTGGTCTACTTTGAGAAGTCTCCTGACTTCTGTGAGCGAGACCCCACTATGGGCTCCCCAGGGACAAGAGGCCGGGCCTGCAACAAGACCAGCCTCCTGCTGGATGGCTGTGGCAGCCTGTGCTGTGGCCGTGGGCACAATGTGCTCCGGCAGACACGAGTTGAGCGCTGCCATTGCCGCTTCCACTGGTGCTGCTATgtgctgtgtgatgagtgcaagGTTACAGAGTGGGTGAATGTGTGTAAGTGA
- the DDN gene encoding dendrin translates to MLDGPLFSEGPDSPRELQDEESGSCLWVQKSKLLVIEVKTISCHYSRRAPSRQPMDFQASHWVRGFQNRTCGPRPGSPQPPPRRPWASRVLQEATNWRAGPLAEVRAREQEKRKAASQEREAKETERKRRKAGGARRSPPGRPRPEPRNAPRAAQLAGLPAPLRPERLAPVGRAPRPSAQPQSDPGSAWAGPWGGRRPGPPSYEAHLLLRGSAGTAPRRRWDRPPPYVAPPSYEGPHRTLGTKRGPGHSQVPISSAPAATPARTEGGRTKKRLDPRIYRDVLGAWGLRQGQGLLGGSPGCGAARARPEPGKGVVEKSLGLAAADLNSGSHSHPQAKATGSAGTEIAPAGSATAAPCAPRPAPRSRHHLKGSREGKEGREQIWFPKCWIPSPKKQPPRHSQTLPRPWAPGGTGWRESLGLGEGAGPETLEGWKATRRAHTLPRSSQGPSRGEGVFVIDATCVVIRSQYVPTPGTQQVQLLPSGVTRVVGDSPSQSKPGKEEGEGATVFPSPCQKRLSSSRLLHQPGGGRGGEAEEGRPGDSSLEERTSRILGLPAPEVNLRDAPTQPGSPEHQALGPAASGAQGRAEGSEVAVVQRRAGRGWARTPGPYAGALREAVSRIRRHTAPDSDTDEAEELSVHSGSSDGSDTEAPGASWRNERTLPGVGNSSPEEDGKTAELSDSVGEILDVISQTEEVLFGVRDIRGTQQGNRKRQ, encoded by the exons atgCTGGATGGCCCACTGTTCTCCGAGGGGCCTGACAGCCCCCGGGAGCTCCAGGATGAGGAGTCTGGCAGCTGCCTCTGGGTGCAGAAGTCCAAGCTATTGGTGATAGAAGTGAAGACTATTTCCTGTCATTATAGTCGCCGCGCCCCTTCTCGACAGCCCATGGACTTCCAGGCCAGCCACTGGGTTCGCGGGTTCCAGAACCGCAC GTGTGGGCCGCGCCCGGGATCCCCACAGCCGCCGCCCCGCCGGCCCTGGGCCTCCAGGGTGCTGCAGGAGGCGACCAACTGGCGGGCGGGGCCCCTGGCCGAGGTCCGAGCTCGggagcaagagaaaaggaaagcgGCGTCGCAGGAGCGGGAGGCCAAGGAGACCGAGCGAAAAAGGCGCAAGGCTGGTGGGGCCCGGCGCAGCCCCCCGGGTCGGCCCCGCCCGGAGCCCCGCAACGCCCCTCGGGCGGCCCAGCTGGCAGGGCTCCCTGCTCCCTTGCGGCCCGAGCGCCTGGCGCCTGTGGGGCGAGCGCCCCGTCCATCCGCGCAGCCGCAGAGCGACCCAGGGTCGGCGTGGGCGGGGCCCTGGGGAGGTCGGCGGCCGGGGCCCCCAAGCTACGAGGCTCACCTGCTGCTGAGAGGTTCTGCCGGGACGGCCCCACGACGCCGCTGGGACCGGCCGCCACCCTACGTGGCTCCACCTTCTTACGAAGGCCCCCATAGGACCTTGGGGACTAAGCGAGGCCCCGGGCACTCTCAGGTGCCCATTTCATCAGCCCCAGCTGCGACTCCGGCCAGGACAGAGGGAGGGCGCACAAAGAAGAGGCTGGATCCTCGCATCTACCGGGACGTCCTCGGGGCTTGGGGTCTCCGACAGGGGCAAGGTCTCTTGGGGGGATCCCCAGGCTGTGGAGCGGCCAGAGCAAGGCCAGAGCCCGGCAAGGGGGTCGTGGAGAAAAGCCTGGGGCTGGCTGCTGCTGACCTGAACAGTGGTAGCCACAGCCATCCCCAAGCCAAAGCTACAGGGAGCGCAGGCACCGAGATAGCTCCTGCGGGGTCTGCAACTGCGGCTCCCTGTGCCCCGCGTCCCGCTCCCAGATCCAGGCACCATCTGAAGGGCtcgagggaagggaaagaaggaagagaacagaTCTGGTTTCCCAAATGCTGGATTCCCTCCCCTAAAAAGCAGCCGCCCCGCCATAGCCAGACACTCCCCAGACCCTGGGCTCCCGGAGGCACCGGATGGAGAGAATCTCTGGGTCTTGGAGAGGGGGCAGGACCGGAGACCCTGGAGGGTTGGAAGGCGACCCGCCGTGCCCACACCTTGCCCCGCAGTTCCCAGGGCCCGTCCCGTGGGGAAGGCGTCTTTGTCATTGACGCCACGTGCGTAGTGATACGATCCCAATATGTTCCAACCCCCGGAACCCAGCAGGTGCAGCTTTTGCCCTCTGGGGTGACACGCGTGGTGGGGGATTCCCCCAGCCAATCGAAGCCCGGCAAGGAGGAGGGTGAAGGGGCCACGGTCTTTCCTTCCCCTTGCCAAAAGCGGCTGTCGAGCAGTCGCCTTTTACACCAGCCCGGCGGGGGCCGCGGGGGCGAAGCTGAGGAGGGGAGGCCGGGGGACTCCTCACTGGAGGAGCGCACCTCCCGCATCTTGGGGCTCCCGGCCCCCGAAGTAAACCTGCGGGACGCCCCCACGCAGCCAGGTAGCCCAGAGCACCAAGCCTTAGGCCCAGCAGCTTCGGGAGCCCAGGGCAGAGCCGAGGGCTCGGAAGTGGCGGTGGTCCAGCGGCGCGCCGGCCGGGGCTGGGCGCGGACCCCAGGGCCCTACGCCGGGGCCCTGCGAGAAGCCGTGTCCCGTATCCGCCGCCACACAGCCCCTGACTCGGACACGGACGAAGCTGAGGAGCTCAGCGTCCATAGCGGCTCCTCTGATGGAAGCGACACAGAAGCCCCGGGCGCCTCCTGGCGGAATGAGAGGACCCTGCCCGGGGTTGGAAACAGTTCGCCAGAGGAAGATGGGAAGACAGCGGAACTGAGCGACAGTGTCGGGGAGATCCTAGATGTCATAAGCCAAACCGAGGAGGTCCTCTTCGGGGTGAGGGACATCAGAGGGACCCAACAGGGAAATAGGAAGAGGCAGTGA
- the WNT1 gene encoding proto-oncogene Wnt-1, translating to MGLWAQLPGWVSATLLLALAALPAALAANSSGRWWGIVNVASSTNLLTDSKSLQLVLEPSLQLLSRKQRRLIRQNPGILHSVSGGLQSAVRECKWQFRNRRWNCPTAPGPHLFGKIVNRGCRETAFIFAITSAGVTHSVARSCSEGSIESCTCDYRRRGPGGPDWHWGGCSDNIDFGRLFGREFVDSGEKGRDLRFLMNLHNNEAGRTTVFSEMRQECKCHGMSGSCTVRTCWMRLPTLRAVGDVLRDRFDGASRVLYGNRGSNRASRAELLRLEPEDPAHKPPSPHDLVYFEKSPNFCTYSGRLGTAGTAGRACNSSSPALDGCELLCCGRGHRTRTQRVTERCNCTFHWCCHVSCRNCTHTRVLHECL from the exons ATGGGGCTCTGGGCGCAGTTGCCTGGCTGGGTTTCTGCTACGCTGCTGCTAGCGCTGGCCGCTCTGCCCGCAGCCCTGGCTGCCAACAGCAGTGGCCGATGGTG GGGTATTGTGAACGTAGCCTCCTCCACGAACCTGCTGACGGACTCCAAGAGTCTGCAACTGGTACTTGAGCCCAGTCTGCAGCTGTTGAGCCGCAAACAGCGGCGTCTGATACGCCAAAATCCGGGGATCCTGCACAGCGTGAGTGGGGGGCTGCAGAGTGCCGTGCGCGAGTGCAAGTGGCAGTTCCGGAATCGCCGCTGGAACTGTCCCACTGCTCCAGGGCCCCACCTCTTCGGCAAGATCGTCAACCGAG GCTGTCGAGAAACGGCGTTTATCTTCGCTATCACCTCCGCCGGGGTCACCCATTCGGTGGCGCGCTCCTGCTCAGAGGGTTCCATCGAATCCTGCACGTGTGACTACCGGCGGCGCGGCCCCGGGGGCCCCGACTGGCACTGGGGGGGCTGCAGCGACAACATTGACTTCGGCCGCCTCTTCGGCCGGGAGTTCGTGGACTCCGGGGAGAAGGGGCGGGACCTGCGCTTCCTCATGAACCTTCACAACAACGAGGCAGGCCGTACG ACCGTATTCTCCGAGATGCGCCAGGAGTGCAAGTGCCACGGGATGTCCGGCTCGTGCACGGTGCGCACGTGCTGGATGCGGCTGCCCACGCTGCGCGCCGTGGGCGATGTGCTGCGCGACCGCTTCGACGGCGCCTCGCGCGTCCTCTACGGCAACCGGGGCAGCAACCGCGCTTCGCGGGCGGAGCTGCTGCGCCTGGAGCCGGAAGACCCGGCCCACAAACCGCCCTCCCCCCACGACCTCGTCTACTTCGAGAAATCGCCCAACTTCTGCACGTACAGCGGACGCCTGGGTACAGCGGGCACGGCAGGGCGCGCCTGTAACAGCTCGTCGCCCGCGCTGGACGGCTGCGAGCTGCTCTGCTGCGGCAGGGGCCACCGCACGCGCACGCAGCGCGTCACCGAGCGCTGCAACTGCACCTTCCACTGGTGCTGCCACGTCAGCTGCCGCAACTGCACGCACACGCGCGTACTGCACGAGTGTCTGTGA
- the PRKAG1 gene encoding 5'-AMP-activated protein kinase subunit gamma-1, with amino-acid sequence METVISSDSSPALENEHPQETPESNNSVYTSFMKSHRCYDLIPTSSKLVVFDTSLQVKKAFFALVTNGVRAAPLWDSKKQSFVGMLTITDFINILHRYYKSALVQIYELEEHKIETWREVYLQDSFKPLVCISPNASLFDAVSSLIRNKIHRLPVIDPESGNTLYILTHKRILKFLKLFITEFPKPEFMSKSLEELQIGTYANIAMVRTTTPVYVALGIFVQHRVSALPVVDEKGRVVDIYSKFDVINLAAEKTYNNLDVSVTKALQHRSHYFEGVLKCYLHETLETIINRLVEAEVHRLVVVDENDVVKGIVSLSDILQALVLTGGEKKP; translated from the exons AGACCCCAGAATCCAACAATAGCGTGTATACTTCCTTCATGAAGTCTCATCGCTGCTATGACCTGATTCCCACAAGCTCCAAATTGGTTGTATTTGATACGTCCCTGCAG GTGAAGAAAGCTTTTTTTGCTTTGGTGACTAACGGTGTACGAGCTGCCCCTTTATGGGATAGTAAGAAGCAAAGTTTTGTGG GCATGCTGACCATCACTGATTTCATCAATATCCTGCACCGCTACTATAAATCAGCCTTG GTACAGATCTATGAGCTAGAAGAACACAAGATAGAAACTTGGAGAG AGGTGTATCTCCAGGACTCCTTTAAACCACTTGTctgcatttctcctaatgccag CTTGTTTGATGCTGTCTCTTCATTAATTCGGAACAAGATCCACAGGCTGCCAGTTATTGACCCAGAATCAGGCAATACTTTGTACATCCTCACCCACAAGCGCATTCTGAAGTTCCTCAAATTGTTT ATCACTGAGTTCCCCAAGCCAGAGTTCATGTCCAAGTCTCTGGAAGAGCTACAGATTGGCACCTATGCCAATATTGCTATGGTTCGCACTACCACCCCGGTCTATGTGGCTCTGGGGATTTTTGTACAGCATCGAGTCTCAGCCCTGCCAGTGGTGGATGAGAAGG GGCGTGTGGTGGACATCTACTCCAAGTTTGATGTTATC AATCTGGCAGCAGAAAAGACCTACAACAACCTAGATGTGTCTGTGACTAAAGCCTTGCAACATCGATCACATTACTTTGAGGGTGTTCTCAAGTGCTACCTGCATGAGACTCTGGAGACCATCATCAACAGGCTAGTGGAAGCAGAG GTTCACCGACTTGTAGTGGTGGATGAAAATGATGTGGTCAAGGGAATTGTATCACTGTCTGACATCCTGCAGGCCCTGGTGCTCACAGGTGGAGAGAAGAAGCCCTGA